The DNA window GAACCCGCCGTCGCCGGTAGGCGTCACGCCGGCCGCGAGCTTCATCGCCAGTTGTTGGATCGCCTGCGAGGCGGCCGATCGCGGGCTGGCGATCGTGAACGGCGTTCGACGGCGGACGCACGCGGGCACCTGGTCGTCCAGCGGCACCGAGCCGGCGTCGAACAGCGTCGTCCCGATGAACTGCCTCGCGACCTTGGCGATACGTTCGTACACCACTCGAGCCTCGGCTGGCGACCGGGCCTGGTTGACCAGCAGGCTCATCTTGCGCTTCGTGTTGTCGTTGGCGGCCATCGGGTCGCGGGCGGTGCCGTCGCGGCGGCAGATCACTTTGATCACCGCGTAGGCGTCGGTGATTGCCGTCGGCTCGGGCGTGGTGACGACCAGCACATGGTCGGCTGCCTGCGTGAAGGTCAGCACGTTCGGGCTGATGCCGGCACCGGTGTCGACGATGATGATGTCGGCCTGATCCTCAAGTTCGGCCAGGGCGTCGACCAGCCGCTGACGATCGGCATCGGACAGGTCGGCCATCCGCGCCAGGCCTGATGCGCCACCGACAAGGCTGAAACCGCCGGGCGCTTTGATCATCACCTCCGACAGTTCCTTCCGCCGGGCGATGACGTGCGACAGGTTGCACTGCAGGTCGATGCCGCAGAGCACGTCGGCGTTGGCCAGTCCCAGGTCGGCATCGAGCAATACCACCTTTTTGCCGCCCTTGGACAGCGTGATCGCCAGGTTGACGGCGACGTTGCTTTTGCCGACGCCGCCCTTTCCGCTGGTG is part of the Humisphaera borealis genome and encodes:
- a CDS encoding MinD/ParA family protein, with amino-acid sequence MTMLVDQASHLRSLVRQTRITRRRATVIAITSGKGGVGKSNVAVNLAITLSKGGKKVVLLDADLGLANADVLCGIDLQCNLSHVIARRKELSEVMIKAPGGFSLVGGASGLARMADLSDADRQRLVDALAELEDQADIIIVDTGAGISPNVLTFTQAADHVLVVTTPEPTAITDAYAVIKVICRRDGTARDPMAANDNTKRKMSLLVNQARSPAEARVVYERIAKVARQFIGTTLFDAGSVPLDDQVPACVRRRTPFTIASPRSAASQAIQQLAMKLAAGVTPTGDGGFFNRMSRWFRK